The following are encoded together in the Clostridium sp. BJN0013 genome:
- the ppsA gene encoding phosphoenolpyruvate synthase produces the protein MSSYVLGFQEIDKSKLPVVGGKGANLGELSKIKGIAVPDGFCITTEAYKRIVDNNPEFNVLIDKLSLLKVDDRGKIGQLSKKIRGVIESMDISKDIAKEVSQYILKLGEKNAYAVRSSATAEDLPLASFAGQQDTYLNIMGKDNILKYIKKCWASLYTDRAVIYRIQNDFDHRKVYLSVVIQKMVFPQASGIMFTADPVTSNRKVVSIDASFGLGEALVSGLVNPDIYKVRQGSILDKKISTKKSAIYALETGGTKEQEIEATQQNKQTLPDDQILQLESMGRKIEAYFGCPQDIEWCFYEDKFYIVQSRPITTLYPIPPETKDGKNHVYISFGHRQMMTEAMRPLGMSLFQTLFKQMISGVMSEMGGRLYIDVSREISSPFGRMTFIKGLDTVDVLMKSAIINLTKRKNFMKTLYKGKTVMPPKSMWLKWLNLTIKDYRANDPAIVERLMNNNKALMLEMEQSIAKVSGDKLFDFILKSMKQIMDTIFDSYGVVFAGAYASYWINKNIQKWLGKKNAADILAQSVSNNVTSEMGLELLDVADVVRQYPEVIEYFQQPKEATFFKDLSKLEGGLAVTNSIKAYLKKYGMRCSAEIDITRTRWNERSTILVPAILSNIKAFGPNAHSIKFEQGLKDAKQKEQEILSSLEKLPGGKRKAKKAKKAISVLRNYAGYREFNKYILIWFDWIIKQALMKEADILVYKGIIGHKEDIYYLTFDELRNVVKTNRLDYSIIIKRKEEYEIFEKLTPPRVITSEGEIISGEYDTSSIPHGALAGVPVSSGVVEGRARVVLKMEDANIEKGDILVTTFTDPSWTPLFVSIKGLVTEVGGMMTHGAVVAREYGLPAVVSVENATKLIKDGQKIRINGKEGYVEIL, from the coding sequence ATGAGTTCATATGTGTTAGGTTTTCAAGAAATTGATAAATCAAAACTTCCGGTAGTAGGAGGCAAAGGTGCCAATCTTGGAGAATTGTCCAAAATTAAGGGAATAGCCGTTCCAGATGGTTTTTGCATAACTACTGAAGCATATAAAAGAATTGTTGACAACAATCCCGAATTTAATGTATTAATTGATAAATTATCCCTTTTAAAGGTAGATGACAGGGGAAAAATCGGCCAGCTCAGCAAAAAAATTCGCGGGGTTATAGAAAGTATGGACATTTCAAAGGATATTGCAAAAGAGGTATCACAATATATTTTAAAGCTTGGGGAAAAAAATGCCTATGCCGTGCGCTCAAGTGCCACAGCAGAGGATTTGCCCCTGGCTTCCTTTGCAGGTCAGCAGGATACCTATCTGAATATTATGGGAAAAGATAACATACTGAAGTATATCAAAAAGTGCTGGGCATCACTTTACACAGACAGAGCAGTAATTTATCGTATACAAAATGATTTTGACCACCGCAAAGTTTATCTATCTGTAGTAATACAGAAGATGGTTTTTCCACAGGCTTCAGGAATAATGTTTACTGCAGATCCTGTTACCTCCAACAGAAAGGTTGTATCCATTGATGCAAGCTTTGGGCTCGGGGAGGCTCTCGTATCCGGTCTAGTAAATCCAGATATCTATAAAGTGCGGCAAGGCAGTATACTAGATAAAAAGATATCCACCAAGAAATCGGCCATATATGCACTAGAGACAGGCGGCACAAAGGAGCAAGAGATTGAAGCTACACAGCAGAATAAGCAAACACTTCCGGATGATCAGATTTTGCAACTAGAGAGTATGGGTAGAAAGATTGAGGCGTATTTTGGATGTCCACAAGATATAGAATGGTGCTTTTATGAAGATAAATTCTATATTGTTCAAAGTCGCCCTATCACTACATTATATCCTATACCTCCGGAAACTAAGGATGGGAAGAATCATGTATATATCTCATTTGGACACCGGCAGATGATGACCGAAGCCATGAGGCCACTGGGAATGTCTCTTTTCCAGACTTTATTCAAACAGATGATCAGCGGCGTCATGAGTGAGATGGGTGGAAGACTTTATATAGATGTATCTCGTGAGATTTCTTCACCCTTTGGCAGGATGACATTTATAAAAGGTCTTGATACGGTGGATGTTCTAATGAAGAGTGCTATTATTAATCTGACGAAAAGAAAGAATTTTATGAAAACTCTGTATAAGGGAAAGACAGTCATGCCTCCAAAATCAATGTGGCTGAAATGGTTAAACCTTACCATAAAAGACTATAGGGCAAACGATCCAGCTATAGTGGAAAGACTAATGAATAATAATAAGGCTCTGATGCTGGAAATGGAGCAAAGTATTGCTAAAGTTTCGGGAGATAAACTGTTTGATTTTATTCTAAAGAGTATGAAGCAAATAATGGATACTATTTTTGATAGCTATGGAGTGGTTTTTGCGGGAGCCTATGCCTCTTATTGGATAAACAAGAATATTCAAAAATGGCTGGGTAAAAAAAATGCAGCTGATATCCTTGCTCAATCTGTATCTAATAATGTTACATCTGAAATGGGACTTGAGCTTTTGGATGTAGCGGATGTTGTCAGGCAATATCCAGAAGTGATTGAATATTTCCAGCAGCCGAAAGAAGCTACTTTTTTTAAAGATTTAAGCAAACTAGAAGGTGGCTTGGCTGTTACTAATTCAATTAAAGCATATCTTAAGAAATATGGTATGCGTTGTTCTGCGGAAATTGATATAACAAGAACGAGATGGAATGAAAGGTCAACCATACTTGTTCCTGCTATTCTAAGTAATATCAAAGCTTTTGGACCAAATGCACACAGTATTAAGTTTGAACAGGGACTGAAGGACGCAAAGCAGAAGGAGCAGGAAATCCTAAGTAGCCTTGAGAAATTGCCTGGTGGAAAAAGAAAAGCCAAGAAGGCCAAAAAAGCAATCAGTGTTTTACGTAACTATGCTGGTTACCGTGAATTCAATAAATATATCCTCATATGGTTTGATTGGATTATCAAACAGGCGTTAATGAAAGAAGCTGATATTTTAGTTTATAAAGGTATAATAGGTCATAAAGAGGATATATATTACCTGACTTTTGATGAACTTAGGAATGTTGTTAAAACAAATAGGCTGGATTACAGTATTATAATTAAGAGGAAAGAAGAATATGAAATCTTTGAAAAGCTTACACCTCCTCGTGTGATAACATCTGAAGGAGAGATTATATCTGGTGAATATGATACCAGCAGCATACCTCATGGAGCATTAGCAGGAGTACCTGTTTCCTCAGGTGTTGTGGAAGGACGTGCAAGAGTTGTTTTAAAAATGGAGGATGCCAATATAGAGAAAGGAGATATTTTGGTCACAACATTTACTGATCCTAGTTGGACTCCGCTATTTGTATCGATTAAGGGCTTGGTTACCGAAGTAGGGGGGATGATGACCCACGGGGCTGTCGTTGCAAGAGAATATGGCTTACCTGCAGTGGTAAGCGTGGAGAATGCTACAAAATTGATTAAAGACGGACAGAAAATAAGGATAAATGGAAAAGAAGGATATGTAGAAATTCTGTGA